In the genome of Sphingomonas naphthae, one region contains:
- the trbE gene encoding conjugal transfer protein TrbE codes for MMSLREYRSKAANLPDFLPWAALVGEGVVLNKDGSFQRTARFRGPDLDSATPAELVATTARLNNSLRRLGSGWAIFVEAQRTPALDYPQSDFPDPVSSLVEFERREQFREEGAHFESRYFLTLLWMPPAEEAARAEGWLYEGRSTSGVDPWELLKGFTDRSDRVLNLVDGFVPEVRWLDDAETLTYLHSTVSTRRQRVRVPETPMHLDALLADEPLTGGLEPKLGDQHLRTLTIVGFPSVTFPGLLDELNRLAFEYRWSTRAIMLDKTDATKLLSRIRRQWFAKRKSVVAILKEVMTNEASVLVDSDASNKAADADTALQELGADYAGMAYVTATVTVWDRDPAVAAEKLRLVEKVIQGRDFNVIPEGMNAIEAWLGSLPGHTYANVRQPPISTINLAHLIPLSAVWAGPERDEHFGAPPLLYGKTEGSTPFRFSLHVGDVGHTLIVGPTGAGKSVLLALMAMQFRRYENGQVFAFDFGGSIRAAAIGMGGDWQDLGGMLADEAGDGVQLQPLARIDDPAERAWAADWLAAILASEGVAVDPQAKEHLWSALGSLASAPVTERTLTGLAVLLQSQQLKQALASYCLGGPWGRLLDAEAERLGEASVQAFETEGLVGAGSAAAVLSYLFHRIEGRLDGSPTLIIIDEGWLVLDSPDFAAQLREWLKTLRKKNASVVFATQSLADIETSSIAPAIIESCPTRIFLPNERAAEPQIAAIYERFGLNARQIEILSRATPKRDYYCQSRRGNRLFELGLGEIALAFAAASSKTDQLRIAELVETHGRERFAAEWLRHRGLAWAVDLLPEPQPDPLAGRREDAGQLHLALKDTTP; via the coding sequence ATGATGAGCTTGCGCGAATATCGCAGCAAAGCTGCAAACCTTCCTGACTTCCTGCCCTGGGCGGCGCTGGTCGGCGAAGGCGTCGTGCTGAACAAGGACGGCTCGTTCCAGCGCACCGCCCGGTTCCGCGGCCCTGATCTCGACAGCGCGACGCCGGCTGAGCTGGTCGCCACGACAGCGCGGCTGAACAACTCGCTGCGCCGTCTCGGCTCCGGCTGGGCGATCTTCGTCGAGGCGCAGCGCACCCCGGCGCTCGACTATCCGCAGTCCGACTTTCCCGATCCCGTGTCGTCGCTGGTCGAGTTCGAGCGCCGCGAACAGTTCCGCGAGGAGGGCGCGCATTTTGAGAGCCGCTACTTCCTGACGCTGCTGTGGATGCCGCCGGCCGAGGAAGCGGCGCGCGCCGAAGGCTGGCTCTACGAGGGCCGCTCCACATCCGGCGTCGATCCGTGGGAGCTGCTCAAGGGCTTCACCGATCGCAGCGACCGTGTGCTCAACCTGGTCGACGGCTTCGTGCCCGAGGTTCGCTGGCTCGATGACGCCGAGACGCTGACATACCTCCACTCGACCGTCTCGACCCGCCGCCAGCGCGTGCGCGTCCCCGAGACGCCGATGCACCTCGACGCGCTGCTCGCCGACGAGCCGCTGACCGGCGGGCTCGAACCGAAGCTCGGCGACCAACATCTTCGCACGCTCACCATCGTCGGCTTCCCGAGCGTGACCTTCCCCGGTCTGCTCGACGAGCTGAACCGGCTCGCCTTCGAGTATCGCTGGTCGACCCGCGCGATCATGCTCGACAAGACCGATGCGACCAAGCTGCTGAGCCGCATCCGCCGCCAGTGGTTCGCCAAGCGCAAGAGCGTGGTCGCGATCTTGAAGGAGGTGATGACCAACGAGGCGTCGGTCCTCGTGGACAGCGACGCCTCCAACAAGGCCGCCGACGCCGACACCGCCCTGCAGGAGTTGGGCGCCGACTATGCCGGCATGGCCTATGTCACCGCGACGGTGACGGTATGGGACCGCGATCCCGCCGTCGCCGCCGAGAAGCTGCGGCTGGTCGAAAAGGTCATCCAAGGCCGCGACTTCAACGTCATCCCCGAGGGCATGAACGCGATCGAGGCATGGCTGGGGAGCCTGCCCGGCCACACCTACGCCAATGTCCGCCAACCTCCCATCTCCACCATCAATCTCGCCCACCTGATCCCCCTGTCAGCAGTATGGGCGGGGCCGGAACGGGATGAGCATTTCGGCGCGCCCCCCTTGCTCTATGGCAAGACCGAAGGCTCGACCCCGTTCCGGTTTTCCCTTCACGTCGGCGACGTCGGCCACACGCTGATCGTCGGGCCGACCGGCGCCGGCAAGTCGGTGCTGCTCGCCCTCATGGCGATGCAGTTCCGCCGCTACGAGAACGGCCAGGTCTTCGCCTTCGATTTCGGCGGCAGCATTCGCGCCGCTGCGATCGGCATGGGCGGCGACTGGCAGGATCTCGGCGGGATGCTCGCCGACGAGGCCGGCGACGGCGTGCAGCTCCAGCCGCTCGCCCGTATTGATGATCCGGCCGAGCGCGCATGGGCGGCGGATTGGCTCGCGGCGATCCTCGCCTCGGAAGGCGTCGCGGTCGATCCGCAGGCGAAAGAGCATTTGTGGTCGGCGCTCGGCTCGCTTGCCAGTGCGCCCGTCACGGAACGCACGCTGACCGGGCTCGCCGTGTTGCTCCAGAGCCAGCAGCTCAAGCAGGCGCTCGCCTCCTATTGCCTTGGCGGGCCGTGGGGCCGGCTGCTCGATGCCGAGGCCGAACGGCTCGGCGAAGCGTCGGTGCAGGCGTTCGAGACCGAGGGTTTGGTCGGCGCCGGATCGGCCGCCGCGGTGCTGTCCTACCTGTTCCACCGGATCGAGGGCCGACTGGACGGCTCGCCCACGCTCATCATCATCGACGAGGGCTGGCTGGTTCTCGACAGCCCCGACTTCGCCGCGCAGCTCCGCGAATGGCTGAAGACCCTGCGCAAGAAGAACGCCAGCGTCGTTTTCGCCACGCAGAGCCTCGCCGACATCGAGACGTCGAGCATCGCGCCGGCCATCATCGAGAGCTGCCCGACGCGCATCTTCCTACCGAACGAACGCGCGGCCGAGCCGCAGATCGCCGCGATCTATGAGCGGTTCGGCCTCAACGCCCGCCAGATCGAAATCCTCAGCCGGGCGACTCCCAAGCGCGACTATTACTGCCAGTCGCGGCGCGGCAACCGGCTGTTCGAGCTGGGGCTGGGCGAGATCGCGCTGGCCTTCGCCGCCGCTTCTTCCAAGACCGATCAGCTCCGCATCGCCGAGCTGGTCGAGACCCACGGCCGCGAGCGCTTCGCCGCCGAATGGCTGCGCCATCGCGGCCTGGCCTGGGCGGTCGATCTTCTTCCCGAACCCCAACCCGATCCGCTGGCCGGTCGCCGGGAAGATGCCGGCCAGCTCCACCTTGCCTTGAAGGACACGACCCCATGA
- a CDS encoding TrbC/VirB2 family protein, whose product MIHALRHGARRAMLTATASVIALTFAVPAHAGGSSMPWEAPLQSILESIEGPVAKIIAVIIIIVTGLTLAFGDTSGGSRRLIQIVFGLSIAFAASSFFLSFFSFGGGALIA is encoded by the coding sequence ATGATCCATGCCCTTCGGCATGGCGCACGCCGCGCCATGCTTACCGCCACCGCCAGCGTGATCGCGCTGACCTTTGCCGTTCCGGCCCACGCCGGCGGCTCGTCGATGCCGTGGGAAGCGCCGCTCCAGTCGATCCTCGAAAGCATCGAGGGGCCAGTGGCGAAGATTATCGCCGTCATCATCATCATCGTGACCGGCCTGACGCTGGCGTTCGGAGACACATCGGGCGGCTCGCGCCGGCTGATCCAGATCGTGTTCGGCCTGTCGATCGCGTTCGCCGCGTCGAGCTTCTTCCTGTCGTTCTTCTCGTTCGGCGGCGGAGCGCTGATCGCATGA
- the trbL gene encoding P-type conjugative transfer protein TrbL: MGGTGVVDRFLDVFTRYIDSGFGLLGGEVAFIATTLIVIDVTLAALFWTWGEGDDIIARLVKKTLFIGVFAYIIGNWNSLARIVFESFAGLGLKASGTGFTAAELLQPGRVAQVGLEAGQPILESISDLMGWVAFFENFIQIAVLLIAWVLVILAFFILAIQLFVTLIEFKLATLAGFVLIPFGLFGKTAFMAERVLGLVISSGIKVLVLAVIVGIGSTLFDEFRAGFGGAQPSIEDAMAVALASLCLLGLGIFGPSIANGIVSGGPALGAGAAAGTVLAAGGALAGGAAAARLGVGAAAGAVGGAARGAAFTSGAANSAYALGSAGKTGAAAVAGGAAGVGQAAVGAAMSPLRKAAASLKGSYRSGGRAAVTATGGTVSGGGSAPSPDAPAGAPAWASAMKNRQTMTHGATIAAHTLRSGDGGGSGASVDTSQKD, translated from the coding sequence ATGGGCGGCACCGGCGTCGTCGATCGCTTTCTGGATGTCTTCACCCGCTACATCGACAGCGGGTTCGGCCTTCTCGGCGGCGAGGTGGCGTTCATCGCCACCACCCTGATCGTCATCGACGTGACCCTGGCCGCGCTGTTCTGGACGTGGGGTGAGGGCGACGACATCATCGCCCGCCTCGTCAAGAAGACGCTGTTCATCGGCGTCTTCGCCTACATCATTGGCAACTGGAACAGCCTGGCACGCATCGTCTTCGAGAGCTTCGCCGGGCTCGGCCTCAAAGCGTCGGGCACCGGCTTTACGGCCGCCGAACTGCTCCAGCCGGGCCGCGTCGCCCAAGTTGGGCTGGAGGCTGGTCAGCCGATCCTAGAATCCATTTCAGACTTGATGGGCTGGGTCGCATTCTTCGAGAACTTCATCCAGATCGCGGTGCTGCTGATCGCCTGGGTGCTGGTCATCCTCGCCTTCTTCATTCTGGCGATCCAGCTTTTCGTGACGCTGATCGAGTTCAAGCTGGCGACGCTCGCCGGCTTCGTCCTTATTCCGTTCGGCCTGTTCGGCAAGACCGCCTTCATGGCCGAGCGCGTGCTGGGGCTGGTGATCTCGTCGGGCATCAAGGTGCTGGTGCTCGCCGTCATCGTCGGCATCGGCTCGACCTTGTTCGATGAGTTCCGCGCCGGTTTCGGCGGCGCGCAGCCGAGCATCGAGGACGCGATGGCCGTCGCGCTTGCCTCGCTGTGTCTTCTCGGCCTTGGTATCTTCGGCCCGTCGATCGCCAATGGCATCGTCTCCGGCGGCCCGGCGCTTGGCGCAGGGGCTGCGGCGGGAACCGTGCTCGCAGCCGGCGGCGCGCTTGCCGGTGGCGCCGCTGCCGCCCGCCTCGGCGTCGGCGCGGCGGCGGGTGCAGTAGGCGGCGCAGCGCGCGGCGCCGCCTTCACTTCGGGCGCCGCCAACAGCGCCTATGCACTCGGTTCGGCCGGCAAGACCGGCGCTGCCGCCGTTGCCGGCGGCGCTGCTGGCGTCGGCCAGGCCGCCGTCGGCGCAGCCATGTCGCCGCTTCGCAAGGCGGCCGCCTCGCTCAAGGGCAGCTATCGCTCGGGCGGCCGCGCCGCCGTCACCGCAACGGGCGGGACCGTTTCAGGCGGCGGCTCCGCGCCGTCGCCGGACGCGCCGGCCGGAGCGCCCGCCTGGGCGTCCGCGATGAAGAACCGCCAGACCATGACCCACGGCGCGACCATCGCCGCCCACACGCTGCGCTCCGGCGACGGCGGCGGCAGCGGCGCGTCCGTCGACACCAGCCAGAAGGATTGA
- the trbB gene encoding P-type conjugative transfer ATPase TrbB, with protein sequence MTVQPIRSETKTRGARMLRTALGPSIAGWLDDPAVIEVMLNPDGRLWLDRLGEGISDTGELLSAADGERIVRLVAHHVGVEVHARSPRVSAELPEGGERFEGLLPPVVAAPAFAIRKPAVAVFTLDDYVAAGIMSAAEAEALRHGVESRANILVAGGTGAGKTTLVNALLAEVAKTTDRVVLIEDTRELQCAAPNLVAMRTKDGVVSLSELVRSSLRLRPDRIPIGEVRGAEALDLIKAWGTGHPGGVGTIHAGTALGALRRMEQLIQEAVVTVPRALIAETIDLIAVLVRDAHGRRLTELARVEGLDLATGDYRLAPLTNHQAGDLP encoded by the coding sequence TTGACCGTCCAGCCGATCCGATCCGAGACCAAGACACGCGGCGCGCGAATGCTGCGCACGGCGCTCGGACCGTCGATCGCGGGATGGCTGGACGATCCCGCCGTCATCGAAGTGATGCTGAACCCGGATGGCCGGCTTTGGCTCGATAGACTCGGCGAGGGGATCAGCGATACTGGCGAGCTGCTGAGCGCTGCCGATGGCGAGCGAATCGTCCGCCTGGTCGCGCACCATGTCGGCGTAGAGGTTCACGCCCGATCCCCGCGCGTCTCGGCCGAGCTGCCGGAAGGAGGTGAGCGGTTCGAGGGGTTGCTGCCGCCCGTCGTCGCCGCGCCGGCCTTCGCGATCCGTAAGCCCGCCGTCGCCGTGTTCACGCTCGACGACTACGTGGCTGCGGGGATCATGTCGGCGGCTGAAGCTGAGGCATTGCGCCACGGCGTCGAGAGCCGCGCCAACATCCTCGTCGCGGGCGGCACCGGCGCGGGCAAGACCACGTTGGTCAACGCGCTATTGGCGGAAGTCGCCAAGACCACCGACCGCGTCGTCCTGATCGAAGATACGCGCGAACTGCAATGCGCCGCGCCTAACCTCGTCGCCATGCGGACCAAGGACGGCGTGGTGTCGCTGTCCGAGCTGGTCCGCTCGTCGCTGCGCCTGCGCCCCGACCGCATCCCCATCGGCGAGGTTCGCGGTGCCGAGGCCCTCGACCTCATCAAAGCTTGGGGCACCGGTCATCCCGGCGGAGTCGGCACTATCCACGCCGGCACTGCGCTCGGCGCGCTGCGCCGCATGGAACAGCTCATCCAGGAGGCCGTCGTGACGGTCCCGCGCGCGCTGATCGCCGAGACGATCGACCTGATCGCCGTGCTGGTCCGCGACGCGCACGGGCGCCGGCTGACCGAGCTGGCCCGCGTCGAAGGGCTCGACCTCGCAACCGGCGACTACCGCCTCGCACCCCTCACCAACCACCAAGCCGGAGACCTGCCATGA
- a CDS encoding conjugal transfer protein TraG — protein MSATKILWGQIIIVFLIVLAGVWGATQWTAAALAYQPELGPPWVVAFGWRIYPPPAFFWWWFSFDAYAPDIFKTGAFIAASGGFASIAVAIGMSVWRARELKNAETYGSARWATEREVHAAGLLGPNGVVLGRLARDYLRHDGPEHVLCFAPTRSGKGVGLVVPSLLTWPASAIVHDIKGENWTLTAGFRARHGRVLLFDPTNAASAAYNPLLEVRRGQWEVRDVQNVADVLVDPEGSLERRNHWEKTSHSLLVGAILHVLYAETDKTLAGVAGFLSDPARTIEQTLAAMMATPHLGEAGVHPVVASAARELLNKSDNERSGVLSTAMSFLGLYRDPVVAQVTRACHWRISDLVEGERPVTLYLVVPPSDISRTKPLIRLILNQIGRRLTEELTPKGNRHRVLLMLDEFPALGRLDFFESALAFMAGYGLKAFLIAQSLNQIEKAYGPNNAILDNCHVRVSFATNDERTAKRVSDALGTATEMRAMKNYAGHRLSPWLGHLMVSRSETARQLLTPGEVMQLPPDDEIVMVAGVHPIRAKKARYYQDRRLSERIASAPAPEAASVRSDDWTGRQASADPKQVARIVRDAEDAANGGLRREPELPEHVAIAPETTAPPAQEFAIVEDEQDDAARQAAVRRRMQGLARQASLDPADGIDL, from the coding sequence ATGTCCGCGACCAAGATACTCTGGGGCCAGATCATCATCGTGTTCCTGATCGTGCTCGCCGGGGTGTGGGGCGCGACGCAGTGGACAGCCGCCGCGCTCGCCTATCAGCCCGAGCTTGGCCCGCCGTGGGTCGTTGCCTTCGGCTGGCGCATCTATCCGCCGCCGGCCTTCTTTTGGTGGTGGTTTTCGTTCGACGCCTACGCGCCCGACATCTTCAAGACGGGCGCGTTCATCGCCGCGTCGGGCGGGTTCGCGTCGATCGCCGTCGCCATCGGCATGTCGGTGTGGCGCGCGCGTGAATTGAAGAACGCCGAGACCTATGGCTCAGCCCGCTGGGCGACCGAGCGCGAGGTTCATGCGGCCGGGCTGCTCGGGCCGAACGGCGTCGTGCTCGGCAGGCTCGCCCGCGACTATCTGCGCCACGATGGCCCTGAGCATGTGCTGTGCTTCGCCCCGACCCGTTCAGGCAAGGGCGTCGGCCTGGTCGTGCCGTCGCTGCTGACCTGGCCGGCGTCGGCAATCGTCCACGATATCAAGGGCGAGAACTGGACGCTGACCGCCGGCTTTCGGGCGCGGCACGGCCGCGTGCTGCTGTTCGATCCGACCAACGCCGCGTCGGCCGCCTACAATCCGTTGCTGGAGGTGCGGCGCGGCCAGTGGGAGGTTCGCGACGTGCAGAATGTCGCCGACGTGCTGGTCGATCCCGAAGGGTCGCTGGAGCGCCGGAATCATTGGGAGAAAACCTCCCACTCGCTGCTGGTCGGCGCGATCCTCCACGTCCTATATGCCGAGACGGACAAGACCTTGGCCGGCGTCGCCGGATTCCTCTCGGACCCGGCGCGCACGATCGAACAGACGCTGGCCGCGATGATGGCGACGCCGCACCTGGGCGAAGCCGGCGTGCATCCCGTCGTCGCTAGCGCCGCGCGCGAGCTGCTGAACAAGTCGGACAACGAGCGGTCGGGCGTGCTCAGCACGGCCATGTCGTTTCTCGGCCTCTACCGCGATCCTGTCGTCGCGCAAGTCACGCGGGCCTGTCACTGGCGCATATCGGATCTGGTCGAGGGCGAGCGGCCGGTGACGCTCTATCTGGTCGTGCCGCCCAGCGACATATCCCGCACCAAGCCGCTGATCCGCCTCATCCTCAACCAGATCGGGCGCCGGCTGACCGAGGAGTTGACCCCGAAGGGCAACCGCCATCGCGTGCTGCTGATGCTCGACGAGTTTCCCGCGCTCGGCCGACTCGACTTCTTCGAGTCTGCCCTGGCGTTCATGGCGGGCTACGGGCTCAAGGCGTTCCTGATCGCGCAGTCGCTCAATCAGATCGAGAAGGCTTACGGCCCCAACAACGCGATCCTCGACAACTGCCATGTCCGCGTGAGCTTCGCCACCAACGACGAACGCACGGCCAAGCGCGTGTCGGACGCGCTCGGCACCGCCACCGAGATGCGGGCGATGAAGAACTATGCCGGGCATCGCTTGTCACCGTGGCTCGGGCATTTGATGGTGTCGCGGTCCGAGACCGCCCGCCAGCTCCTCACCCCCGGCGAGGTGATGCAGCTCCCACCGGACGACGAGATCGTCATGGTCGCGGGCGTTCATCCGATCCGCGCGAAGAAGGCGCGCTACTATCAAGATCGCCGCCTGTCCGAGCGGATCGCGTCGGCGCCGGCGCCGGAGGCGGCCAGTGTCAGGTCCGATGACTGGACCGGGCGGCAGGCATCCGCTGATCCGAAGCAGGTCGCACGCATCGTCCGCGATGCCGAGGACGCTGCCAATGGAGGGCTGCGCCGAGAGCCCGAGCTGCCCGAGCATGTCGCCATTGCGCCGGAAACGACGGCCCCGCCCGCGCAGGAGTTCGCGATCGTGGAGGACGAGCAGGACGACGCGGCCCGGCAGGCAGCCGTGCGCCGCCGGATGCAGGGGCTCGCACGGCAAGCCTCGCTCGATCCGGCCGACGGCATCGACTTGTAG
- the trbJ gene encoding P-type conjugative transfer protein TrbJ: protein MKPNILRRAMLAGAIATSSMIGITAATPAHAQFGGIVYDPTNYAQNVLTAARSLQQVNNQIQQIQQQATSLVNEARNLASLPFSSLQQLQQQVQRTQQLLGEAQRIAYDVQNVQQVFNGRYKGAALTGTHAQMVANANARWADSVGAFEDALRVQAGVVGNIDGARTTMDGLVTSSQSATGALQAAQAGNQLLALQSQQLADLTALLAAQGRAQALDSARNAAVEAESRERLRRFLTRSTGYQPGNARMFHD, encoded by the coding sequence ATGAAACCCAATATCCTGCGCCGCGCCATGCTGGCCGGCGCCATCGCCACGTCGAGCATGATCGGCATCACCGCCGCCACGCCGGCGCACGCTCAGTTCGGCGGGATCGTCTATGACCCGACCAACTATGCGCAGAACGTGCTGACGGCCGCGCGGTCGCTCCAGCAGGTCAACAACCAGATCCAGCAAATCCAGCAGCAGGCGACCAGCCTCGTCAACGAGGCGCGCAACCTGGCTTCGCTGCCGTTCAGCTCGCTCCAGCAGTTGCAGCAGCAGGTGCAGCGCACCCAGCAGCTTCTCGGCGAGGCGCAGCGCATCGCCTACGATGTGCAGAACGTCCAGCAGGTGTTCAACGGCCGCTACAAGGGCGCGGCGCTCACCGGCACCCACGCGCAGATGGTCGCCAATGCCAATGCGCGTTGGGCGGATAGCGTCGGGGCGTTCGAGGACGCGCTGCGCGTTCAGGCCGGCGTCGTCGGCAACATCGACGGCGCGCGCACCACGATGGACGGCCTGGTCACGTCCAGCCAGTCGGCGACGGGCGCGCTTCAGGCGGCGCAGGCGGGCAACCAGCTTCTCGCGCTGCAATCACAGCAGCTTGCGGACCTGACGGCGCTGCTCGCCGCGCAGGGCCGGGCGCAGGCGCTGGATTCCGCGCGCAACGCTGCCGTCGAAGCCGAGAGCCGCGAACGGCTCCGCCGCTTCCTCACGCGGTCCACCGGCTATCAGCCGGGCAACGCCCGCATGTTCCACGACTGA
- the trbK-alt gene encoding putative entry exclusion protein TrbK-alt produces MDSKLLARIGAVIFIAIAITMTAIEMSRAPEPPRAAPAAVADTSATDPLLIELRRCQSIGAAGASDSDCLRAWAENRRRFLAPGARPAARIAEDASAQEN; encoded by the coding sequence GTGGACAGCAAGCTCCTCGCGCGCATCGGCGCCGTCATCTTCATCGCCATCGCCATCACGATGACGGCGATCGAGATGAGCCGCGCACCCGAACCCCCGCGCGCGGCGCCGGCGGCCGTCGCCGACACCTCGGCGACGGACCCGCTGCTGATCGAGCTGCGCCGCTGCCAGTCGATCGGCGCGGCCGGGGCAAGCGACTCCGACTGCCTGCGCGCCTGGGCCGAGAACCGTCGCCGATTCCTCGCGCCCGGCGCGCGCCCCGCCGCCCGCATCGCCGAAGACGCTTCGGCACAGGAGAACTGA
- a CDS encoding CopG family transcriptional regulator, translating into MRTRLNVYFPPALAKQVDELAIRRRISRSAIVEAAVASYLSPDGADRMEAAFARRLDRLSRQVQRLERNTGLSTEALALFVRFWLSVTPPLSDEDQAAAQVKGRKRYEGFIETLGRRYASGKSLLDEIPEDVAPRPSPESD; encoded by the coding sequence ATGCGGACCCGGCTCAACGTCTATTTCCCGCCCGCACTTGCTAAGCAGGTGGACGAGCTGGCGATCCGCCGCCGCATCTCGCGCTCGGCGATCGTGGAGGCGGCAGTGGCGTCCTATCTTTCGCCGGATGGCGCCGACCGGATGGAGGCGGCGTTCGCTCGCCGGCTCGACCGCCTGTCGCGTCAGGTGCAGCGGCTTGAGCGCAACACGGGACTCTCGACCGAAGCGCTGGCGCTGTTCGTCCGCTTCTGGCTGTCGGTGACACCGCCGCTGTCCGACGAGGACCAGGCTGCTGCGCAGGTGAAGGGGCGCAAGCGCTATGAGGGCTTCATCGAAACGCTCGGTCGTCGCTATGCCAGCGGCAAGAGCCTGCTGGACGAGATACCCGAAGATGTCGCTCCGAGACCGTCACCTGAAAGCGACTAG
- a CDS encoding VirB3 family type IV secretion system protein has product MNGAADHGEPIAGYFAPVHRALTEQILLGGAPRSIAIVNGTLAGAIGLGLRLWIAGLVIWAVGHGLSVWAARRDPQFVDVARRHLRYPTWMRP; this is encoded by the coding sequence ATGAACGGGGCGGCCGATCATGGCGAACCGATCGCGGGCTATTTCGCCCCGGTCCACCGGGCGCTGACCGAGCAGATATTGCTCGGCGGCGCCCCACGCTCGATCGCCATCGTCAACGGGACGCTGGCGGGCGCGATCGGCCTCGGCCTGCGCCTGTGGATCGCCGGCCTGGTCATCTGGGCGGTCGGCCACGGGCTGTCCGTGTGGGCCGCTCGCCGCGACCCGCAATTCGTGGACGTGGCCCGACGCCACCTCCGCTACCCGACATGGATGCGGCCATGA
- a CDS encoding relaxase/mobilization nuclease domain-containing protein produces MSEDSEFRVRPGKAKRSTTQGRNGRGLVAEVLRVAAIHSGGRRGGARRGAQSTFGRGRTAFARSRLFGSGRRVMVKMLPVTTRSRGGRRSAPLSAHVAYLKREGVTRDGSPTRMFDAAGDNADDRGFTERCKDDRHHFRVIVSPEDAADLTDLREYTRDLMRQMEADFGTQLDWVAVDHWNTDNPHVHLLVRGVTDQGADLVISRDYISHNLRSRAQDLAFAELGPKPEHEVQRALDREVTAERWTRLDTDIKRASDELGVIDLRPERPGPDDPRLRRLMVGRLQHLKTMGLAAEGDTGQWAVAEGAAAKLRELGVRGDIIRTIGAALKDRGQDRPLDSYAVVTSAPAKPIAGRLIDKGLHDELTGTAYAVIDGTDGRTHHVRLPGIEALEHSPKLGGIVELRGVGRPGEKTPTLVLATRSDIDLAAQVKAPGATWLDHRLIERGASVADGGFGAEVRRAMDARTDHLVKEGLARRFGERTVFERGMLDTLRKRELDAVGAKIACETGLAYRPAGSGEKIAGVVRQRLALASGRFAMVDDGLGFRLVPWASTLEQQLGRQVSGVVRAGGGIDWTLGRKRGLGI; encoded by the coding sequence GTGAGCGAGGACAGCGAGTTCCGCGTTCGTCCCGGCAAAGCCAAGCGCAGCACGACGCAGGGCCGCAATGGCCGCGGCCTAGTCGCCGAGGTGCTGCGCGTCGCCGCGATCCACAGCGGCGGCCGGCGTGGCGGCGCGCGCCGTGGCGCGCAATCGACCTTCGGGCGGGGACGCACTGCCTTTGCCCGCAGCCGCCTGTTCGGCTCGGGCCGCCGCGTCATGGTCAAGATGCTCCCCGTGACCACCCGCAGCCGGGGCGGCCGGCGCTCGGCTCCGCTGTCCGCGCACGTCGCATATTTGAAGCGCGAAGGCGTCACCCGCGACGGCTCGCCTACTCGGATGTTCGACGCGGCCGGAGACAATGCAGACGATCGCGGTTTCACCGAGCGGTGCAAGGATGACCGGCATCATTTCAGGGTGATCGTGTCGCCGGAGGATGCCGCCGACCTGACCGACCTGCGCGAATACACGCGCGACCTCATGCGTCAGATGGAGGCGGATTTCGGGACGCAGCTCGATTGGGTCGCGGTCGATCACTGGAACACCGACAACCCGCACGTCCACTTGCTCGTGCGCGGCGTTACCGATCAGGGCGCCGATCTCGTTATCTCCCGCGACTACATCAGCCACAATCTCCGCTCGCGCGCGCAAGACCTGGCCTTCGCCGAGCTTGGGCCAAAGCCCGAACATGAGGTGCAGCGCGCGCTCGACCGTGAGGTGACGGCGGAACGCTGGACCCGGCTCGATACCGATATCAAGCGCGCGTCCGACGAGCTGGGCGTGATCGACTTGCGCCCCGAGCGGCCCGGCCCTGACGATCCGCGGCTCCGCCGTCTGATGGTCGGGCGCTTGCAACACCTAAAGACGATGGGGCTCGCGGCCGAAGGGGATACCGGCCAATGGGCGGTCGCGGAAGGTGCGGCGGCGAAGCTGCGCGAGCTGGGCGTGCGCGGCGACATCATCCGCACGATCGGCGCGGCGCTCAAGGATCGGGGGCAGGACCGGCCGCTCGACAGCTACGCCGTCGTCACCAGCGCGCCCGCGAAGCCGATCGCCGGCCGGCTGATCGACAAGGGCTTGCACGACGAGCTGACCGGCACCGCCTATGCCGTCATCGACGGCACGGACGGGCGCACCCACCATGTTCGCCTGCCGGGCATCGAGGCGCTGGAGCATAGCCCCAAGCTCGGCGGCATCGTCGAGTTGCGCGGCGTCGGCCGGCCCGGCGAGAAAACGCCGACGCTGGTGCTCGCCACGCGGTCGGACATTGACCTTGCCGCGCAGGTGAAAGCGCCCGGCGCGACCTGGCTTGACCATCGCCTGATCGAGCGTGGCGCCAGCGTTGCGGACGGCGGGTTCGGCGCCGAGGTGCGGCGCGCGATGGACGCGCGCACCGACCATCTCGTCAAGGAAGGGCTGGCGCGTCGCTTCGGCGAGCGGACGGTGTTCGAGCGCGGAATGCTCGACACGCTCCGCAAGCGCGAGCTGGACGCGGTTGGCGCGAAGATCGCGTGCGAGACCGGGCTTGCCTACCGGCCCGCTGGCTCCGGCGAGAAGATCGCAGGTGTTGTGCGCCAGCGCCTCGCGCTCGCGTCAGGCCGCTTCGCCATGGTCGACGACGGGCTCGGCTTCCGGCTCGTGCCGTGGGCCAGCACCCTCGAACAGCAACTCGGCCGTCAGGTGTCCGGCGTCGTCCGCGCCGGCGGCGGCATCGACTGGACGCTCGGCCGCAAGCGCGGCCTCGGCATCTGA